From Candidatus Syntrophoarchaeum caldarius, the proteins below share one genomic window:
- a CDS encoding undecaprenyl pyrophosphate synthetase — protein sequence MLKRLLYPLYEPMLRRDLEDVEINHILLVISASDIRDRAGISKLRQFIEWSFDLSIPDVCIYISTRENGGGMPATLTTTIYNELESIDAKLAVYTHQTSRVKKNGDERYSVNVSIGLGGRDELVYATRKIMEEVKAGHITPEEIDEKLIESKLIFNFTPDLIIRSGTTKLTDFLIWQAVYSELYFTDVSWVNFRKIDFLRAVRDFKKRERRFGR from the coding sequence ATGCTAAAAAGGCTTCTGTATCCACTCTATGAGCCGATGTTAAGACGCGATCTTGAAGATGTCGAGATCAATCACATACTTCTGGTGATCTCAGCCAGCGATATCAGGGATCGAGCAGGAATATCGAAACTCAGGCAGTTCATTGAGTGGTCATTCGATCTCTCGATCCCTGATGTATGCATATATATCAGCACACGGGAGAATGGAGGGGGTATGCCAGCTACGCTTACAACCACCATCTATAATGAGCTTGAATCGATCGATGCAAAGCTCGCTGTTTACACACATCAGACCTCACGGGTTAAAAAGAATGGCGATGAGAGGTATAGTGTAAATGTATCAATTGGTCTTGGTGGGAGAGATGAACTTGTGTATGCAACCCGTAAAATAATGGAAGAGGTAAAAGCCGGGCATATCACTCCAGAAGAGATAGACGAGAAGTTAATCGAGTCAAAGCTCATATTTAATTTCACACCAGATCTTATAATCCGCTCGGGGACGACCAAACTTACTGATTTTTTGATATGGCAGGCTGTATATTCAGAACTTTATTTTACAGATGTTAGCTGGGTTAATTTTAGAAAAATAGACTTTTTAAGGGCGGTTAGAGATTTTAAAAAACGCGAAAGGAGGTTTGGGCGATGA
- a CDS encoding protein containing DUF460 gives MILGVDIAKRSKHGRYYAVVLRNEAEGTVERFQSISRFKLIRMIRRLQPDLIATDNIYEFSSEKRKDDGSLAEFLRELPSNTKVIQVTGGIKQQPLSRLVKRLNLKFNRFNPLDEANACALLAGAGVGDEVLFRKDKTQIKVSRARSIGKGGWSQKRYGRKIHAAVKERTDEICEFLRNNGIDFNLSVKKGFGGYVNAIFLVDATRDKIRLSSGRSGDVQVKISPVEREHIEFREQSELQPARKHTIVGIDPGTTTAVAILDLNGNLIELSSSRTRTPAKLIELIARTGKTLIVASDVNPAPGSVEKIKRSFNAILHEPPESLAVETKIALTKSFEYRNDHERDALAAALDAYRSREPKFEQIMKKIPPGVDPDEVKALVIKGSTIDAAISSVARANSADGTEQKIIGEETVDEEVLKLKSDLKEAYGRAKLLKNYVKELEEKLNEKEREIELLRLKIETARSHERKEVLREKELKKRDSEIKRLKGIIWEYKKENKELRSKIEELRQVRKREMRGEGIPLKIIEAFNKNAIMRVEEEYGIRAGDILLFMDASGGGESTVRMLAEIGIRAAIYFGKMSHTASDAFIELGIPAFKAEELDVRVTDEVALVDTNLFESAISKWNEEHGLKIKEKQKKWFDELVDEYRIAREKENR, from the coding sequence GTGATACTTGGGGTTGATATTGCCAAACGCTCTAAGCACGGAAGGTATTACGCAGTCGTTCTTCGCAACGAGGCTGAGGGGACAGTTGAACGTTTTCAATCGATCAGCAGGTTCAAACTCATTCGGATGATCAGGCGCCTCCAGCCAGATCTCATCGCAACAGACAACATCTATGAGTTTAGCAGTGAAAAAAGGAAAGATGACGGTTCGCTTGCTGAATTTCTGCGAGAATTGCCCTCCAATACAAAGGTGATCCAGGTAACAGGTGGAATCAAACAACAACCTCTGTCACGCCTTGTAAAGCGACTGAATCTCAAATTCAACCGTTTTAATCCACTCGATGAGGCAAACGCCTGCGCCCTACTTGCAGGAGCGGGCGTGGGTGATGAAGTACTCTTTCGTAAGGATAAGACACAGATCAAGGTGAGCAGGGCAAGAAGCATCGGTAAGGGAGGATGGAGTCAGAAACGGTACGGACGAAAGATTCATGCCGCTGTAAAGGAGAGGACAGATGAAATATGCGAATTCTTGAGAAACAACGGAATCGACTTCAATCTGAGTGTGAAAAAAGGTTTTGGTGGCTATGTAAACGCCATATTCTTAGTTGATGCCACCAGAGATAAAATTCGCCTTAGTTCTGGGAGAAGTGGTGATGTCCAGGTGAAGATCTCACCTGTTGAGCGGGAGCACATAGAGTTCAGAGAACAGTCAGAGTTGCAACCTGCACGAAAGCACACGATCGTTGGTATCGATCCTGGTACAACGACTGCGGTTGCCATACTGGATTTGAACGGCAATTTGATCGAACTTTCAAGCTCAAGAACCCGCACCCCTGCCAAACTGATCGAGCTGATCGCAAGGACCGGGAAAACACTCATCGTAGCATCAGACGTTAACCCTGCACCTGGTAGCGTGGAGAAGATCAAACGGTCCTTCAATGCAATACTGCACGAACCACCAGAGTCGCTTGCAGTGGAGACCAAGATCGCACTGACAAAGTCCTTTGAGTACAGAAACGATCATGAACGGGATGCACTGGCTGCAGCGCTCGATGCATACAGAAGCCGTGAGCCGAAGTTTGAGCAGATTATGAAGAAGATTCCGCCTGGTGTGGACCCGGATGAGGTCAAGGCGCTTGTTATCAAAGGATCTACGATCGATGCGGCGATATCAAGTGTTGCAAGAGCGAATAGTGCGGATGGCACAGAGCAAAAAATAATCGGGGAAGAGACAGTAGATGAAGAGGTTTTAAAGCTTAAATCTGATCTCAAAGAGGCTTATGGGCGGGCGAAACTCCTCAAAAATTATGTCAAGGAGCTTGAGGAGAAATTGAATGAGAAAGAGCGTGAGATTGAGTTGCTCAGGCTCAAGATCGAAACAGCACGCTCGCACGAGCGGAAAGAGGTTTTGCGGGAAAAAGAGCTTAAAAAGAGGGATAGCGAGATCAAACGTCTTAAAGGTATCATCTGGGAATACAAAAAGGAGAATAAGGAGCTCCGATCTAAAATTGAAGAATTGAGACAGGTGAGAAAGCGGGAGATGCGAGGAGAGGGGATACCACTCAAGATAATCGAGGCTTTCAATAAAAATGCAATCATGAGAGTTGAGGAAGAATATGGCATCAGAGCGGGGGATATTCTTCTCTTCATGGATGCAAGCGGTGGTGGTGAGAGTACTGTCAGGATGCTCGCCGAGATCGGGATCAGGGCCGCAATTTACTTTGGAAAGATGTCACACACCGCATCCGATGCTTTCATCGAGCTGGGAATTCCCGCATTTAAGGCTGAAGAGCTTGATGTTCGGGTCACTGATGAGGTTGCTCTTGTTGATACAAATTTATTTGAGTCGGCAATCTCGAAGTGGAACGAAGAACACGGATTAAAGATTAAAGAAAAGCAAAAAAAGTGGTTTGATGAGCTTGTGGATGAGTATCGCATAGCGAGAGAGAAGGAAAACCGATAA
- a CDS encoding Exodeoxyribonuclease VII, large subunit — MKKQRRPRKLTLFDFEKVESCDCVVEASAEDAVIEKEEKFGIPIFTVEEVTSRIKEIIEADRTLQKLWVRGEVSNLRYHSSGHIYFTLKDEKSSIRCICFRGNASRIKFRMEEGMGVLALGNVGVYELGGSYQLYVDDVEPDGLGALYLAFEQLKEKLKKEGLFDDRFKKPLPRFPTKIGIVTSPGGAAIRDVVKILRRRWRGLEILVAPVRVQGEGAAAEIADAIRMMNEHDDLDLLIVGRGGGSVEDLWAFNEEIVARAIFESEIPVISAVGHETDFTIADFVADIRAATPSAAAEIAVPDQIEVLQTINSLESRIRTGILQIMKEQRRRVDHAREMIVSRKPQDQINQKRQRVDELTNIITRSLQHRIDINRKILHGLMEKIDALSPLSVLKRGYTITYSLPDHRVLKRSSETSVGDEIEVQFADGRIVCGVKQMRGD; from the coding sequence ATGAAAAAGCAGAGAAGGCCCAGAAAATTAACACTTTTCGATTTTGAGAAGGTTGAATCCTGCGATTGTGTGGTTGAGGCTTCTGCGGAGGATGCGGTAATCGAGAAGGAGGAGAAGTTTGGGATACCGATATTCACGGTTGAGGAGGTCACATCCCGCATAAAAGAGATCATTGAGGCAGATAGAACGCTTCAGAAACTTTGGGTCAGGGGAGAAGTATCCAATCTGAGATACCATTCTTCTGGACACATCTATTTTACATTGAAAGATGAAAAGAGCAGCATAAGGTGTATCTGCTTCAGAGGAAACGCTTCACGCATCAAGTTTCGCATGGAAGAGGGTATGGGCGTTCTTGCGCTTGGAAACGTCGGCGTTTATGAACTCGGTGGATCGTATCAGCTCTATGTGGATGATGTGGAGCCAGATGGTCTTGGGGCATTATATCTTGCGTTTGAACAGTTGAAAGAGAAGTTGAAGAAAGAAGGGTTGTTTGATGATAGATTCAAAAAGCCCCTGCCACGTTTTCCAACAAAGATCGGGATTGTAACATCCCCTGGTGGTGCAGCGATACGTGATGTTGTGAAGATCCTGAGACGTCGCTGGAGAGGGCTTGAGATACTTGTTGCACCTGTGAGAGTGCAGGGCGAAGGGGCAGCAGCAGAGATCGCCGATGCAATTCGCATGATGAACGAACATGATGATCTCGATCTACTAATCGTTGGTAGGGGAGGGGGATCTGTTGAAGATCTGTGGGCATTCAATGAGGAGATTGTTGCAAGGGCGATCTTTGAATCAGAAATTCCGGTGATCTCAGCGGTTGGACATGAGACCGACTTCACGATAGCAGATTTTGTCGCAGATATTCGGGCAGCAACACCATCGGCCGCTGCAGAGATTGCTGTGCCTGATCAGATCGAGGTTCTCCAGACCATCAATTCACTGGAGTCGAGGATCAGGACAGGAATTCTCCAGATCATGAAAGAGCAGCGCAGGCGAGTTGATCATGCAAGAGAGATGATCGTATCGAGGAAACCACAGGATCAGATAAACCAGAAGCGACAGCGAGTCGATGAACTCACCAATATCATCACGCGCTCACTTCAGCATCGGATTGACATAAACAGAAAGATTTTACACGGTCTTATGGAAAAGATAGATGCTTTAAGTCCTTTATCGGTTCTTAAGCGTGGTTATACGATAACATACAGCTTACCTGATCACAGGGTGCTTAAACGATCGTCTGAAACATCGGTTGGTGACGAGATCGAAGTGCAGTTTGCAGACGGGAGGATTGTCTGCGGGGTCAAGCAGATGCGAGGGGATTAG
- a CDS encoding methionyl-tRNA ligase, which yields MPADVYVRMLRKLGEELIFICGSDTHGTPIVVNAESLKITPKELVEKYHHYFDATFKKLGVIFDNYGSTDSDYNHRRTQIITKELINRGYVYPKSIELAYCPTCQIFLPDRYVEGRCPYCGSVARGDECDQGCGRHLEPGEILDPLCKVCGMKAEFRVQEHYFFKLSEFRSFLLKFLEELRGTSNARNYALGWVKGELKDWCITRNLDWGVKFPGRDDLVVYVWVDAPIGYISSTEEWADRVGANWEDYWKGDARITHFIGSDIIYHHCIFWPAMLKGAGYALPSAVIASGMVKIDDKTFSKSRGYVVWVDEYLENGFHPDLLRYYLVSYTSHTKELNFSWQVFQEKCNNELLAVLGNLAYRTLLFTFKNFGEVPEGEIEEEVIEEIKGTIELVKASIEEYEPKRMVDSVMALANFGNAYFQSHKPWELVKSDKVACGRVLKNALQIVKALAILFEPVMPSKMELLWEDLGMEEDIHKVSVTAALTPLNEGIKLGKPRLLFDRVEDDIIARMQEILHQRIEGGGDEMVEKTDMITYDEFERLDIRVGRVVEAIAVEGSKKLIKLMVDLGEDKPRQIVAGIAELYSAEELVNKEIIVLANLEPATIFGVESRGMLLAAGEGVLLVPDREVKPGDRIR from the coding sequence GTGCCAGCAGATGTCTATGTACGGATGCTCAGAAAACTCGGCGAGGAGTTAATATTCATCTGTGGCTCTGATACGCACGGAACGCCGATCGTTGTCAATGCAGAGAGCCTGAAGATAACGCCAAAAGAGCTTGTTGAAAAGTATCACCACTACTTTGATGCAACATTCAAGAAGCTTGGGGTCATATTCGATAACTATGGGAGCACAGACTCTGATTACAATCACAGAAGAACGCAAATAATCACAAAGGAGCTCATCAATCGTGGTTATGTCTATCCAAAGTCGATCGAGCTTGCATACTGCCCCACATGCCAGATTTTTCTTCCAGATCGTTATGTTGAGGGCAGATGCCCGTACTGCGGCTCGGTAGCCAGGGGAGATGAGTGTGACCAGGGATGTGGGCGTCATCTTGAGCCAGGTGAGATCCTTGATCCACTCTGTAAGGTCTGTGGAATGAAGGCTGAGTTCAGAGTGCAGGAGCATTACTTCTTCAAACTCTCTGAGTTCAGATCGTTTCTGCTTAAATTTCTCGAAGAACTTCGTGGAACATCAAACGCACGGAACTATGCCCTTGGATGGGTCAAAGGTGAACTTAAGGACTGGTGTATCACACGAAACCTCGACTGGGGTGTGAAGTTTCCTGGAAGAGATGATCTTGTCGTCTATGTCTGGGTTGATGCACCGATTGGATACATTTCATCGACCGAAGAATGGGCAGATAGAGTTGGTGCGAACTGGGAGGATTACTGGAAAGGTGACGCCAGGATCACGCACTTTATCGGTAGTGATATCATCTACCACCACTGCATATTCTGGCCTGCAATGCTTAAAGGCGCGGGGTATGCGCTTCCATCGGCGGTAATCGCATCTGGAATGGTCAAGATCGATGATAAGACCTTCTCAAAGTCACGGGGCTACGTCGTATGGGTCGATGAGTACCTTGAAAACGGTTTTCATCCAGATCTCCTGCGTTACTATCTTGTAAGCTATACATCCCATACTAAGGAGCTCAACTTCTCGTGGCAGGTCTTTCAGGAGAAGTGCAACAATGAGCTTTTGGCAGTACTTGGTAATCTCGCATACCGTACGCTCCTCTTCACGTTCAAGAACTTCGGTGAGGTGCCCGAGGGTGAGATCGAAGAGGAGGTTATAGAAGAGATCAAAGGAACGATCGAGCTTGTAAAGGCTTCAATAGAGGAGTATGAGCCGAAACGCATGGTTGATTCTGTGATGGCACTTGCAAATTTTGGAAATGCTTATTTCCAGTCACACAAACCATGGGAGCTTGTAAAGAGTGATAAGGTGGCGTGTGGCAGGGTACTGAAAAACGCTCTTCAGATTGTCAAGGCACTTGCCATCCTCTTTGAGCCTGTGATGCCATCAAAGATGGAACTACTCTGGGAGGATCTTGGGATGGAAGAGGATATCCATAAGGTGTCTGTCACAGCAGCGTTGACCCCGCTCAATGAGGGAATTAAGCTTGGCAAGCCGAGATTACTCTTTGATCGGGTCGAGGATGATATAATAGCACGTATGCAGGAGATACTGCACCAACGGATTGAAGGGGGTGGAGACGAGATGGTCGAAAAAACTGATATGATCACCTATGATGAGTTTGAGAGGCTTGACATCAGGGTTGGTAGAGTGGTTGAAGCAATAGCGGTTGAAGGCTCAAAGAAGCTCATAAAACTGATGGTTGATCTTGGTGAAGATAAACCACGTCAGATCGTTGCAGGCATCGCAGAGCTTTACAGTGCAGAGGAACTTGTGAACAAAGAGATCATTGTACTTGCAAACCTCGAACCTGCAACGATCTTTGGGGTCGAGTCCAGGGGTATGCTACTTGCAGCAGGCGAAGGAGTGCTTCTTGTGCCTGATAGAGAGGTTAAACCAGGAGATCGGATCAGGTGA
- a CDS encoding acetoin utilization protein AcuC: MGERAALFYSDDFLKYDFGRSHPLNPVRLLLTYTLMMEIGLFKAKGASIEKPEYATELDIMRVHTPRFIDAVKAAGEGNLPRSPITLSEFGLGYGDNPIFDGMYEASSLYVGASLKAARLIAEDKFDHAFNISGGLHHATENRASGFCIFNDPAIAIKFLREHFERVMYIDIDAHHGDGVQWIFYGDPSVLTVSLHESGDYLFPGTGRVNEIGEGKGKGYAVNVPLPRYTTDDPYLYAFRGVVPPLAAAFEPQVIVTQLGVDTHFSDPLTDLSLTTRAYNEIGEILHEIAHSICDGRWLGLGGGGYDMTVVPRAWSIFFGKMAGSDPPDEIPLTWVRFCEDTIHRRPPSRILDQEQVKKDPAIFEAVKEVVEEVKAMHRDFFG; encoded by the coding sequence ATGGGGGAACGAGCTGCACTATTTTACTCAGATGATTTTCTGAAGTACGATTTTGGGAGATCTCATCCCCTGAACCCAGTGAGGCTTCTTTTAACATACACGCTTATGATGGAGATTGGATTATTCAAGGCAAAAGGTGCATCGATTGAAAAGCCTGAATATGCCACAGAATTGGATATAATGCGGGTTCACACACCCAGGTTCATCGATGCCGTAAAGGCAGCAGGTGAAGGTAACCTTCCAAGATCACCTATCACCTTAAGCGAGTTTGGACTTGGATACGGAGATAACCCGATATTCGATGGTATGTATGAGGCATCCTCTCTGTATGTGGGCGCAAGCCTCAAGGCAGCACGGCTCATCGCTGAAGATAAGTTTGATCATGCGTTCAACATCTCAGGTGGCCTCCATCATGCAACCGAGAATCGTGCATCGGGTTTCTGCATCTTCAATGATCCTGCGATTGCCATCAAATTTCTAAGAGAACACTTTGAGCGGGTGATGTATATCGATATCGATGCCCACCATGGTGATGGCGTTCAGTGGATTTTCTACGGCGACCCATCAGTTCTGACCGTCTCACTCCATGAGAGCGGGGATTATTTATTCCCTGGAACCGGCAGGGTTAATGAGATTGGAGAAGGCAAAGGAAAGGGTTATGCCGTAAACGTCCCATTACCAAGATATACAACCGATGATCCATATCTCTATGCCTTCAGGGGGGTTGTACCACCGCTTGCAGCAGCATTTGAGCCCCAGGTAATCGTGACGCAGCTTGGAGTGGATACACACTTCAGTGACCCACTGACGGACCTTTCACTCACAACCCGTGCATACAACGAGATCGGCGAGATCCTGCACGAGATTGCACACAGCATCTGTGATGGCAGGTGGCTTGGACTCGGTGGAGGTGGATATGATATGACGGTTGTACCCCGTGCCTGGAGTATCTTCTTTGGCAAGATGGCGGGGTCGGATCCTCCTGACGAGATACCTCTTACATGGGTCAGGTTCTGTGAGGATACGATCCATAGACGCCCCCCATCGAGGATTTTAGATCAGGAACAGGTAAAAAAGGACCCTGCGATATTTGAGGCGGTTAAGGAGGTTGTTGAAGAGGTTAAAGCGATGCATCGGGATTTCTTTGGTTGA
- a CDS encoding peptidylprolyl isomerase: MSNTIVVLETNKGKIEIELNRKRSPITVENFLRYVKEGHYDGTIFHRVIDGFMIQGGGYTPDGSEKPAHKPIKLESKNGLKNEVGTIAMARTADPDSATCQFFINVADNRFLDYRPDSDGYAVFGSVVSGMDVVNQIKAVKTGNRGPFADWPLEDIIIERAYVSGDLSL; encoded by the coding sequence ATGTCGAATACAATTGTTGTACTTGAGACGAATAAGGGAAAGATTGAGATCGAACTCAATCGTAAAAGATCCCCGATTACTGTTGAGAACTTCCTTCGTTACGTAAAAGAGGGGCATTATGATGGGACGATATTCCACCGCGTCATCGATGGATTCATGATTCAGGGTGGAGGTTACACGCCGGATGGAAGCGAGAAGCCTGCCCATAAACCTATCAAGCTGGAATCAAAGAACGGCTTGAAGAATGAGGTTGGAACCATAGCGATGGCAAGAACAGCCGATCCAGATAGTGCCACCTGCCAGTTTTTCATCAACGTCGCAGATAACAGGTTTCTGGATTACCGACCTGATAGCGATGGGTATGCAGTATTTGGCAGCGTAGTCTCTGGCATGGATGTCGTTAATCAGATAAAGGCTGTGAAGACCGGTAACAGGGGACCATTTGCTGACTGGCCTCTTGAAGATATTATCATAGAACGGGCCTACGTCAGTGGGGATTTGAGCCTTTGA
- a CDS encoding protein containing DUF739: MSAMKNSSGDLMETNEIGEVLKNLTHYINIYLVLSEEELRSKIAEEVSKIEEKRKTEIEKDFGESMEDLIFNSITTHEKLSINSPDLHVKINYLGETFYCPPSHRFMEAEISKAFLRLVESRIDFDRFKTVVLNFMQEAGYKTEVIEGENKILAEKDGFEPLYLRLLPTINVVPDMLEEFGGEVNVFIVPTEKTPWAFVNFIRSMDEYYIPDSAMIWVANIKKGSIDPLIGEPGDSAITSTFDNPSRAKKAIQIWRRAGGIDSSFIGLS, from the coding sequence ATGTCTGCCATGAAGAACTCATCTGGTGATTTGATGGAAACGAATGAGATTGGTGAGGTGCTGAAGAATCTCACACATTATATAAACATCTATTTAGTGCTCTCTGAGGAGGAACTGCGTTCAAAGATTGCTGAAGAAGTTTCAAAGATAGAAGAGAAACGAAAAACCGAAATAGAGAAGGATTTTGGGGAATCGATGGAGGATCTAATATTTAACAGTATCACAACCCATGAAAAACTCTCAATAAACTCCCCTGACCTGCACGTTAAGATAAACTACCTTGGCGAGACCTTTTACTGCCCTCCAAGCCACCGATTTATGGAGGCAGAGATCTCAAAAGCGTTCTTACGTCTTGTCGAGAGTCGGATTGATTTTGATAGGTTCAAAACTGTTGTATTGAATTTCATGCAGGAGGCAGGCTACAAAACAGAGGTTATCGAAGGAGAAAATAAGATTCTGGCAGAGAAAGATGGTTTTGAACCCCTTTACCTCCGTCTTCTTCCCACAATAAATGTGGTGCCAGATATGCTTGAAGAGTTTGGGGGTGAAGTAAATGTCTTTATCGTTCCTACTGAGAAGACACCATGGGCATTTGTAAACTTCATCCGCTCGATGGATGAGTATTACATACCAGACAGTGCGATGATATGGGTTGCAAACATCAAAAAAGGATCGATTGATCCGTTGATTGGAGAACCAGGCGATAGTGCGATAACTTCGACATTTGACAACCCGTCAAGGGCAAAAAAAGCAATCCAGATCTGGAGAAGAGCTGGAGGTATCGATAGTTCATTTATTGGGTTGAGTTGA
- a CDS encoding small GTP-binding protein encodes MSIHAYLGMMAIEDEIREIEEEIKKTPYNKATQHHIGKLKAKLSRLRDEAVKRASKKSHHGGYSVKKTGDATVVLVGPPSVGKSTLLNQFTNAVSEVAPYDFTTLDVIPGAMEIYGAKIQLLDVPGLIEGASMGKGRGKEVISVVRSADMILLLTTVFEVERLYAIEEELYNAGIRLNLQPPDVRIVKRDRGGIRINRTPNVTLDDDVIKAVLEEYKIHNADIILREDVTIDRLIDAILSNRRYIPSLRIINKMDLISSDELLKLKKIPNSVLISAKTGAGLKELEERIFTGLGFMRIYMKPPGKKADMQNPLIVKAGATVADVAEKIHRDFKKNFRYAQVWGRSAKHEGQRIGLSHRLSDEDILRIVS; translated from the coding sequence TTGAGCATCCACGCCTATCTTGGTATGATGGCAATAGAAGATGAGATCAGGGAGATTGAGGAAGAGATAAAGAAGACGCCGTACAACAAAGCTACCCAGCACCATATCGGCAAGCTTAAAGCCAAACTCTCCAGACTCAGGGACGAAGCGGTCAAAAGAGCGTCAAAGAAGAGCCATCATGGTGGTTACTCAGTCAAAAAAACAGGAGATGCAACGGTTGTACTTGTGGGACCCCCCTCTGTTGGAAAGTCCACACTGCTTAATCAATTCACAAACGCAGTATCAGAGGTTGCACCATACGACTTTACAACGCTCGATGTAATTCCCGGCGCTATGGAGATCTATGGGGCAAAGATCCAGCTTCTTGATGTTCCAGGGCTGATCGAGGGCGCATCGATGGGTAAAGGACGTGGGAAAGAGGTGATCTCTGTTGTAAGATCTGCAGATATGATTTTACTTCTTACAACCGTATTTGAGGTTGAGCGACTCTATGCAATCGAAGAAGAGCTTTACAATGCTGGCATCAGATTAAACCTCCAGCCACCTGATGTCAGGATCGTGAAGCGAGATCGTGGCGGCATCAGGATTAACAGGACTCCCAATGTCACGCTCGATGATGATGTTATTAAAGCGGTTCTTGAAGAATACAAGATCCATAACGCAGATATTATACTCAGAGAGGATGTTACAATAGACCGATTGATTGATGCAATCCTTTCAAACCGCCGTTATATACCTTCACTCAGAATTATAAATAAGATGGACCTCATAAGTTCTGATGAACTTCTGAAGTTGAAAAAGATACCAAACAGTGTTCTGATCTCGGCTAAAACAGGAGCTGGACTTAAGGAGCTTGAGGAAAGGATATTCACTGGACTTGGATTTATGCGCATCTACATGAAGCCTCCTGGAAAGAAGGCAGACATGCAGAATCCGCTCATCGTAAAAGCCGGTGCCACGGTCGCTGATGTGGCAGAAAAAATCCATCGCGATTTTAAAAAGAATTTCAGATATGCACAGGTCTGGGGACGCTCTGCAAAGCACGAGGGACAGCGTATCGGACTCTCACACAGGCTTTCGGATGAAGATATTCTGCGAATTGTGAGCTGA
- a CDS encoding thioredoxin: MTVIEITDDTYADTINNNPAVLVDFWAAWCGPCRMIGPMLDELSEKYNGKVLFCKVNVDENQKVAMDNGIMAIPTLKLYKNGEVFDTIVGVVPRDSLAAVIDKLIAQE, encoded by the coding sequence ATGACAGTGATTGAGATAACTGATGATACATATGCAGATACGATAAATAATAATCCAGCAGTCCTTGTGGATTTCTGGGCAGCGTGGTGTGGACCCTGCAGGATGATCGGGCCAATGCTGGATGAGCTTTCAGAGAAATACAACGGCAAGGTGCTCTTCTGTAAGGTCAATGTAGATGAGAATCAGAAAGTAGCGATGGATAATGGTATAATGGCAATTCCAACCCTGAAGCTTTATAAGAACGGCGAGGTTTTTGATACCATCGTGGGTGTTGTGCCAAGAGATAGCCTCGCGGCTGTGATAGACAAACTCATTGCCCAGGAATAG
- a CDS encoding GMP synthase (glutamine-hydrolyzing) encodes MIPSIALLSPSEPLYSVWNYKFADMMKIFVINNYGQFCHLIHRALRDLDVESQLVQNTTPVDEILAKEPDGLVLSGGPSMERIGLCETYVREIDLPILGICLGHQLIAKTFGAPVISGEHGGYAEVEIEILDEDDIFRGLGAKEIVWASHADEVATLPDEFIRLARSAISEIEAMKHKTRPLYGLQFHPEVSHTKRGNEILLNFIRICEEYGAKA; translated from the coding sequence TTGATACCCTCTATTGCGCTTCTATCGCCATCCGAACCTTTATATTCTGTCTGGAATTATAAGTTCGCAGATATGATGAAGATCTTTGTCATAAATAACTACGGGCAGTTCTGCCATCTGATACACCGTGCGTTGAGGGATCTTGACGTTGAAAGCCAGCTCGTTCAAAATACAACTCCTGTCGATGAGATTCTTGCAAAAGAACCCGATGGGCTTGTATTGAGTGGAGGTCCCTCAATGGAGAGGATCGGACTCTGTGAAACGTATGTCAGAGAGATCGATCTCCCAATCCTGGGGATATGTCTTGGTCACCAGCTAATTGCAAAGACATTTGGTGCACCGGTGATAAGCGGTGAACATGGCGGATATGCAGAGGTGGAGATCGAGATACTGGATGAGGATGATATATTCAGGGGACTTGGAGCAAAAGAGATCGTCTGGGCCTCACATGCCGATGAGGTGGCTACGCTTCCAGATGAGTTCATCCGCCTCGCAAGGTCAGCTATCTCAGAGATCGAGGCGATGAAACACAAAACACGCCCGCTCTATGGTCTACAGTTCCACCCGGAGGTCTCTCACACAAAAAGAGGAAACGAGATCCTTCTGAACTTCATCAGGATCTGTGAAGAATATGGGGCTAAAGCTTAA